One genomic region from Halococcus qingdaonensis encodes:
- a CDS encoding BolA/IbaG family iron-sulfur metabolism protein — translation MDTADVERLIENDIENAEATVTRPRGVEDDHLAAVVVAPAFEDESVLDQHERVYDALGDHMTTDIHALELTTHTPEEYAAEE, via the coding sequence ATGGACACGGCCGACGTCGAGCGACTCATCGAGAACGACATCGAGAACGCCGAGGCGACCGTCACCCGGCCCCGCGGGGTCGAGGACGACCATCTCGCCGCGGTGGTCGTCGCGCCAGCGTTCGAGGACGAGAGCGTTCTGGACCAGCACGAGCGCGTCTACGACGCCCTCGGCGACCACATGACGACCGACATCCACGCGCTCGAACTGACGACCCACACGCCGGAGGAGTACGCCGCCGAGGAGTGA
- the fen gene encoding flap endonuclease-1, whose product MGNADLRQLAAIEPIEFSELAGATVAIDAHNWLYRYLTTTVKWTSDAVYTTAAGEEVANLVGIVQGLPKFFEHDITPVMVFDGGVTDLKTDEIEQRREQREKAEQRAEKAREAGDAVEAARLESRTQRLTDTIHETTRELLDLLDVPIVEAPAEGEAQAAHMARTGIVDYAGSEDYDTLLFGAPRTLRDLTSKGDPECMALDATLNEHDLTWEQLVDVGILCGTDFNDGVSGVGPKTAVKLVGEHGDLWAVLEAEDAYIENADLVRELFVNPDVTDTDFDPDIEPDLDAARAYVTDEWEIPGSEVERGFERIQESVVQSGLDRWT is encoded by the coding sequence ATGGGAAATGCAGACCTCCGCCAGCTCGCGGCCATCGAGCCGATCGAGTTCTCCGAGCTCGCCGGCGCGACGGTGGCGATCGACGCGCACAACTGGCTCTACCGGTATCTCACCACCACCGTCAAGTGGACCAGCGACGCGGTCTACACGACCGCCGCGGGCGAGGAGGTCGCGAACCTGGTCGGCATCGTTCAGGGGCTGCCCAAGTTCTTCGAGCACGACATCACCCCGGTGATGGTCTTCGACGGCGGCGTCACCGATCTGAAGACCGACGAGATCGAGCAGCGACGCGAGCAGCGGGAGAAAGCCGAACAGCGAGCCGAGAAAGCGCGCGAGGCGGGCGACGCCGTCGAGGCCGCTCGGCTCGAATCGCGCACGCAGCGCCTGACCGACACCATTCACGAGACGACGCGCGAACTCCTCGACCTCCTCGACGTCCCGATCGTGGAAGCGCCGGCCGAGGGCGAGGCGCAGGCCGCCCACATGGCCCGCACAGGTATCGTCGATTACGCCGGTAGCGAGGACTACGACACACTGCTGTTCGGCGCGCCGCGCACGCTCCGCGATCTCACCAGCAAGGGCGATCCCGAGTGCATGGCACTCGACGCGACTCTCAACGAGCACGATCTCACGTGGGAACAGCTCGTCGATGTCGGCATTCTCTGCGGAACGGACTTCAACGACGGCGTGTCGGGCGTCGGACCGAAGACGGCCGTCAAACTCGTCGGCGAGCACGGCGATCTCTGGGCGGTGCTCGAAGCCGAGGACGCCTACATCGAGAACGCCGATCTCGTCCGCGAACTGTTCGTGAATCCCGACGTCACCGACACTGATTTCGACCCCGATATCGAGCCGGATCTCGACGCCGCCCGCGCGTACGTGACCGACGAATGGGAGATCCCCGGAAGCGAGGTCGAGCGCGGGTTCGAGCGTATCCAGGAGAGCGTCGTCCAGTCGGGACTCGACCGCTGGACGTGA
- a CDS encoding GNAT family N-acetyltransferase, translating to MEYAVCGWPADEPTLRLDYREFAYAGKFVMSSTGKAVVRDARDETDGKWDDGIVAAVAFNEDRTDPDTLWFRYITVRADRRGNGIGPRLAVFTAEHALARGYDRLRIAVNNPFAYEALHKAGFGYTGRETGLAELVLERPGDRSRATYQSGLDVYRERDLTESEVAFLESHIGDDPPSVIAAPD from the coding sequence ATGGAGTACGCGGTCTGTGGCTGGCCGGCCGACGAGCCGACGCTCCGGCTCGACTACCGCGAGTTCGCCTACGCCGGGAAGTTCGTTATGTCATCGACCGGCAAGGCCGTCGTCCGCGACGCGCGCGACGAAACCGACGGCAAGTGGGACGACGGGATCGTCGCGGCGGTCGCGTTCAACGAGGATCGCACCGACCCCGACACGCTCTGGTTTCGCTACATCACCGTGCGCGCCGACCGCCGCGGTAACGGCATCGGCCCGCGTCTCGCGGTCTTCACCGCCGAACACGCGCTCGCCCGCGGCTACGACCGCCTCCGGATCGCGGTCAACAACCCCTTCGCTTACGAGGCGCTCCACAAGGCCGGTTTCGGCTACACGGGGCGAGAGACCGGCCTCGCCGAACTCGTCCTCGAACGCCCCGGCGATCGCTCGCGGGCGACCTACCAGTCGGGTCTCGACGTCTATCGCGAGCGCGATCTCACCGAGAGCGAGGTGGCGTTTCTGGAATCGCACATCGGGGACGACCCGCCGTCGGTGATCGCTGCGCCGGACTAA
- a CDS encoding class I SAM-dependent methyltransferase: MHTPGDVALFERAARYYERFSPATNERALRAGLALADREIERALDVGGGTGRAARVLDSPECVVVDAAAEMLAEARRVGLDCVQGDGATLPVADDSVDAVVIVDALHHISDRAGALAEAERVLRPGGVVVCREFNRATVRGQALAAGEHIVGFDSEFFTPEELARAVERTGLDAAIPDRGFGFTVAGVKR; encoded by the coding sequence ATGCACACGCCGGGCGACGTCGCGCTCTTCGAGCGGGCCGCGCGCTACTACGAGCGGTTCTCGCCCGCGACCAACGAGCGCGCGCTCCGGGCGGGACTCGCCCTCGCCGATCGGGAGATCGAACGCGCCCTCGACGTCGGTGGCGGGACGGGACGCGCGGCGCGCGTTCTCGACAGCCCGGAATGCGTCGTCGTCGACGCTGCGGCGGAGATGCTCGCCGAGGCGCGGCGAGTCGGGCTCGACTGCGTCCAGGGCGACGGAGCGACGCTGCCGGTCGCCGACGACAGCGTGGATGCGGTCGTCATCGTCGACGCGCTCCACCACATCAGCGACCGAGCCGGTGCGCTCGCCGAGGCCGAGCGGGTGCTTCGGCCCGGCGGCGTGGTCGTCTGTCGGGAGTTCAACCGTGCGACCGTCCGCGGCCAGGCGCTGGCCGCCGGCGAGCACATCGTCGGATTCGACTCGGAGTTCTTCACGCCCGAGGAGCTCGCCAGGGCGGTCGAGCGCACGGGACTCGACGCCGCGATCCCGGATCGCGGGTTCGGGTTCACCGTCGCGGGTGTCAAGCGGTGA
- a CDS encoding DUF3054 domain-containing protein — MSTAASLRTRVDASPRTLAIAVGDIALVFLFVGIGELQHGYDLLAQPGRVVGTALPFLIGWAIASVLAGVYAPRIYRSLRSGVVRTALAWIGAVLVGQALRATATFHGDFAVTFMFVSLGVGLVLLVPWRAAIGYLSR; from the coding sequence ATGAGCACCGCCGCATCGCTGCGAACGCGCGTCGACGCCTCGCCGCGGACGCTCGCCATCGCTGTCGGCGACATCGCGCTCGTGTTCCTCTTCGTCGGTATCGGCGAGCTCCAGCACGGCTACGACCTCCTCGCCCAGCCGGGGCGGGTCGTCGGGACCGCGCTCCCCTTCCTCATCGGCTGGGCGATCGCGTCCGTGCTCGCTGGCGTGTACGCGCCGCGGATCTACCGGTCGCTGCGCAGCGGTGTCGTCCGGACCGCGCTCGCGTGGATCGGCGCAGTGCTCGTCGGACAGGCACTGCGCGCCACGGCGACGTTCCACGGCGACTTCGCGGTGACGTTCATGTTCGTCTCGCTCGGCGTCGGGCTCGTGTTGCTCGTCCCGTGGCGAGCCGCGATCGGCTATCTCAGCCGCTGA
- a CDS encoding ornithine cyclodeaminase family protein: protein MADDTDGTLFLTSEECAGLATPTEYVAAVREGYRQRGEGAPAALRTKLMNEEPPGMFTGYSAVLPETGAMGGYMYAAGFGRRDAQFVLPLFDAESGALLALLDGASFNPFKTGATGATGVDALAREDATTLAIIGSGAQARGQLRATATVREFETVSIYSPTTDHREAFAASMNKELSASVAAVASSAAAVEDADVVITATNSSEPVFDGDVLEDGTHVTAMGQYDDVKHELDATTIERAKYVPDLRERVMDDAGSFINAVEEGVVSEDDVHGELGEVVAGEVPGRESDDEITVFDSGGTGIETVASAYMLYEKAREQDLGTELEFALASEALTGE from the coding sequence ATGGCCGACGACACCGATGGAACCCTGTTTCTGACGAGCGAGGAGTGTGCCGGGCTCGCGACGCCGACGGAGTACGTCGCCGCGGTGCGCGAGGGCTACCGCCAGCGTGGCGAGGGCGCACCCGCGGCGCTGCGCACGAAGCTCATGAACGAGGAACCGCCGGGGATGTTCACCGGTTACAGCGCCGTTCTCCCCGAGACGGGCGCGATGGGTGGCTACATGTACGCGGCGGGGTTCGGTCGACGGGACGCGCAGTTCGTGCTCCCGCTGTTCGACGCGGAATCGGGCGCGCTGCTTGCCTTACTCGACGGCGCGAGCTTCAACCCCTTCAAGACGGGTGCGACCGGCGCGACCGGCGTCGACGCGCTCGCACGCGAGGACGCCACGACGCTCGCGATCATCGGCAGCGGCGCGCAGGCACGCGGTCAGCTCCGGGCGACCGCCACGGTCCGCGAGTTCGAGACGGTCAGCATCTACTCGCCGACGACCGACCACCGAGAAGCGTTCGCCGCGTCGATGAACAAGGAGCTCTCGGCGAGCGTCGCGGCCGTCGCCTCCAGCGCCGCCGCCGTCGAGGATGCGGACGTCGTCATCACCGCGACGAACAGTTCAGAACCGGTCTTCGACGGTGACGTGCTCGAAGACGGCACGCACGTCACCGCGATGGGTCAGTACGACGACGTGAAACACGAACTCGACGCGACGACGATCGAACGCGCGAAATACGTGCCCGACCTGCGCGAGCGCGTCATGGACGACGCCGGCTCGTTCATCAACGCCGTCGAGGAGGGCGTCGTGAGCGAGGACGACGTCCACGGCGAACTCGGCGAGGTCGTCGCCGGCGAAGTGCCGGGTCGCGAATCGGACGACGAGATCACCGTCTTCGATTCCGGCGGGACAGGCATCGAGACCGTCGCTTCCGCGTACATGCTCTACGAGAAGGCGCGCGAGCAGGATCTGGGTACTGAACTCGAGTTCGCCCTGGCGAGCGAGGCGCTCACCGGCGAGTAG
- a CDS encoding amidase has product MPEVPFASAAGLAEEIRIDERSPVTVVDAYLDRIAERNDVTNAYVTVIEEEARERAREIEAAIDRGEDPGPLAGVPIALKDLFGFKAGVPATMGSAAVGEFVPDESAVVTERLERAGAIVLGTTNAPEFGHKLVTENPLHGRTGTPFDPERTSGGSSGGSAAAVADGLAAFAQGSDTGGSIRVPAANCGIYGIKPSFGRVPNALRPDAFGMATPFSSSGPLARTVEDAAVALDVLSGPHPSDPYSLPAPTTDYRAATDRATDGLSVAYSPDLGLFDVADRVREELDDAVDDLAGVVGQIEHADPSYEGTLSELRYAFTQQTTVLFAALVDGLEADGRIGEDDREQLMPSTATLVSIGEDSDALGYKQAERPRTAFYDAVESIFAEHDLLVSATTAVPPFEHGRDGPSEIDGESVANPVVDWCLTWPFNLTGHPVASIPAGFVDGLPVGLQIVGRRHSEETVLAASAALERVRPWQDAYPPGEES; this is encoded by the coding sequence ATGCCAGAGGTTCCGTTCGCGTCGGCAGCAGGGCTCGCCGAGGAGATCAGAATCGACGAGCGCTCGCCGGTCACCGTCGTCGACGCCTATCTCGATCGCATCGCCGAGCGCAACGACGTGACCAACGCCTACGTCACGGTCATCGAAGAGGAGGCCCGCGAGCGCGCCCGGGAGATCGAGGCGGCGATCGACCGCGGCGAGGATCCCGGGCCGCTCGCGGGCGTGCCGATCGCGCTAAAGGACCTGTTCGGATTCAAGGCGGGCGTGCCGGCGACGATGGGCTCGGCGGCGGTCGGCGAGTTCGTCCCCGACGAGAGCGCGGTCGTCACCGAACGGCTCGAACGCGCCGGGGCGATCGTGCTCGGGACGACGAACGCGCCCGAGTTCGGCCACAAACTCGTCACCGAGAACCCGCTCCACGGCCGGACGGGGACGCCGTTCGATCCCGAACGAACTTCAGGAGGATCGTCGGGCGGGAGCGCGGCGGCGGTGGCCGACGGGCTGGCGGCGTTCGCACAGGGTTCCGACACCGGCGGCTCGATCCGGGTTCCGGCCGCCAACTGCGGCATCTACGGCATCAAACCCTCGTTCGGTCGGGTGCCGAACGCACTCAGACCGGACGCCTTCGGCATGGCGACGCCGTTTTCGAGCAGCGGCCCGCTCGCACGAACAGTCGAGGACGCTGCCGTCGCGCTCGACGTGCTCTCGGGACCGCACCCGAGCGATCCGTACAGTCTGCCCGCGCCCACGACCGACTACCGCGCGGCCACCGATCGGGCGACCGACGGACTCTCCGTGGCGTACAGCCCCGATCTCGGACTGTTCGACGTCGCCGACCGCGTTCGAGAGGAACTCGACGACGCAGTGGACGATCTCGCGGGCGTCGTCGGACAGATTGAGCACGCTGATCCATCCTACGAGGGCACGCTATCGGAGTTGCGATACGCGTTCACGCAGCAGACCACGGTGCTGTTCGCCGCACTCGTCGACGGACTCGAAGCCGACGGGCGGATCGGGGAGGACGACCGCGAGCAGCTCATGCCCTCGACGGCGACGCTGGTTTCCATCGGCGAGGATTCGGACGCGCTCGGTTACAAGCAGGCCGAACGACCGCGAACTGCCTTCTACGACGCCGTCGAGTCGATCTTCGCGGAGCACGACCTGCTCGTCAGCGCGACCACCGCGGTCCCACCGTTCGAGCACGGCCGTGACGGTCCAAGCGAGATCGACGGCGAATCGGTCGCCAACCCGGTCGTCGACTGGTGTCTCACGTGGCCGTTCAACCTCACGGGCCACCCGGTCGCGTCGATCCCGGCAGGGTTCGTCGACGGGCTGCCGGTCGGCCTCCAGATTGTCGGTCGTCGCCACTCCGAGGAGACGGTGCTCGCCGCGAGCGCCGCGCTCGAACGCGTGCGGCCGTGGCAGGACGCCTACCCACCAGGCGAGGAGAGTTAG
- a CDS encoding presenilin family intramembrane aspartyl protease PSH, with protein sequence MHQRTRAIAASGATIVIFLLVQAGAVALAGPFESAGYRAVENPSNPTNSIAYIGAILVATAAMLAVIKFDLDWLLRGFVILSSGLISLYVFSVLAPPLSIVVGGVAINPLAIGPAIVLALALLLYPEWYVIDAAGVVMGAGAAGIFGISFGLLPAIVLLTVLAVYDAISVYGTEHMLALADGVLDLKLPVVLVIPLTLSYSFLDDAPATDGGDEQKSVEADGGDADETSADRPDADDRDVFFVGLGDAVMPAVLVASAAVFAPAEPLFAGFALSLPALTAMVGTVCGLVVLLSLVMKGRAHAGLPLLNGGAIGGYLVGALLSGIPIVRALGLGPYL encoded by the coding sequence ATGCACCAGCGCACGCGAGCGATCGCGGCCAGCGGGGCCACGATCGTCATCTTTCTCCTCGTTCAGGCGGGCGCGGTCGCGCTCGCCGGCCCCTTTGAGAGCGCGGGCTATCGCGCCGTCGAGAACCCGTCGAACCCGACCAACAGCATCGCCTACATCGGCGCGATCCTCGTCGCGACGGCGGCGATGCTCGCGGTCATCAAGTTCGACCTCGACTGGCTGCTGCGCGGGTTCGTCATCCTTTCGAGTGGGCTCATCTCCCTGTACGTCTTCTCGGTTCTCGCCCCGCCGCTCTCGATCGTCGTGGGTGGCGTCGCGATCAACCCGCTCGCGATCGGCCCCGCGATCGTGCTCGCGCTCGCCCTCTTGCTCTATCCCGAGTGGTACGTCATCGACGCCGCGGGCGTCGTCATGGGTGCGGGCGCGGCGGGCATCTTCGGCATCAGTTTCGGCCTCCTGCCGGCGATCGTCCTGCTCACAGTTCTCGCGGTCTACGACGCGATCTCTGTCTACGGTACCGAGCACATGCTCGCGCTCGCCGACGGCGTGCTCGATCTCAAACTCCCCGTCGTGCTGGTGATCCCGCTCACGCTCTCCTACTCCTTTCTCGACGACGCGCCGGCGACCGACGGCGGGGACGAACAGAAGTCCGTCGAAGCCGACGGTGGCGACGCCGACGAGACGAGCGCCGACCGCCCGGACGCCGACGACCGCGACGTCTTCTTCGTCGGCCTCGGCGACGCGGTGATGCCGGCCGTGCTGGTCGCGAGCGCCGCCGTCTTCGCGCCTGCCGAACCCCTGTTCGCCGGTTTCGCGCTCTCGCTACCGGCGCTCACGGCGATGGTCGGCACGGTCTGCGGGCTGGTCGTTCTGCTCTCGCTCGTGATGAAGGGCCGCGCACACGCCGGCCTGCCGCTCCTGAACGGCGGCGCGATCGGTGGCTATCTCGTCGGTGCGCTCCTCTCGGGAATCCCGATCGTCCGCGCGCTCGGCCTCGGGCCGTATCTCTAA
- a CDS encoding YihY/virulence factor BrkB family protein: MNLRSSRPVVALRAMIAETTENHLTFMAGSLAFYAFLSLIPLFILSFVAASVVGGEAFAREVTGLLESTLTDSAREVLADVLTDPSGQTGASALGLVTLLWSALKLFRGLDIAFDAVYGVAEAKSLLEQLRDAIVVLVAVGLAVGTVVLVGGVLAVVPILPTVERFGTLLLIVGLSVTFLPLYYFVPDVDVSVREVVPGTVVAALGWALTEFVFQFYVAYAGRYAAYGIVGGVLLVLIWLYYSCVVLLFGAVVNVVLAGRSDRFGDEDEPFDAPLAFEPSGESGRWRW; encoded by the coding sequence ATGAATCTCCGTTCGTCGCGTCCGGTCGTCGCACTGCGGGCGATGATCGCCGAAACGACCGAGAACCACCTCACGTTCATGGCGGGGAGCCTGGCGTTCTACGCCTTCCTCTCGCTGATTCCACTGTTCATCCTTTCGTTCGTCGCCGCCTCGGTCGTCGGCGGCGAGGCGTTCGCCAGGGAGGTCACGGGGCTGCTCGAATCGACGCTCACCGACAGCGCGCGCGAGGTGCTCGCCGACGTGCTCACCGATCCGTCCGGCCAGACCGGGGCCTCGGCGCTCGGTCTCGTCACGCTGCTGTGGAGCGCGCTCAAACTCTTTCGTGGGCTCGACATCGCCTTCGACGCGGTCTACGGGGTCGCCGAGGCGAAATCGCTTCTCGAACAGCTCCGGGACGCGATCGTCGTCCTCGTCGCCGTCGGGCTTGCGGTCGGCACCGTCGTGCTCGTCGGCGGCGTGCTCGCGGTCGTCCCGATCCTGCCGACCGTCGAACGGTTCGGCACGCTCCTGTTGATCGTCGGCCTCTCCGTGACCTTCCTGCCGCTCTACTACTTCGTCCCCGACGTCGACGTCTCGGTGCGCGAGGTCGTCCCCGGAACCGTCGTCGCGGCGCTCGGCTGGGCACTCACGGAGTTCGTCTTCCAGTTCTACGTCGCCTACGCGGGCCGCTACGCCGCCTACGGCATCGTCGGCGGCGTCCTGCTGGTGCTCATCTGGCTCTACTACAGCTGCGTCGTCCTCCTGTTCGGTGCGGTCGTCAACGTCGTCCTCGCCGGGCGTTCCGACCGTTTCGGCGACGAGGACGAACCGTTCGACGCGCCGCTTGCGTTCGAACCATCCGGCGAGTCCGGCCGCTGGCGCTGGTGA
- a CDS encoding H/ACA ribonucleoprotein complex subunit GAR1, whose product MKRAGEVVGVAQGMAIVHAPDESHPAIGTRLLEQDLSTAGQVVDVFGPVERPYLSVDTTNGPAALLGERLYSD is encoded by the coding sequence ATGAAACGCGCTGGCGAGGTCGTCGGCGTGGCACAGGGGATGGCGATCGTCCACGCGCCCGACGAGAGCCATCCCGCTATCGGAACGCGACTGCTCGAACAGGACCTCTCGACCGCGGGCCAGGTCGTCGACGTGTTCGGCCCCGTCGAGCGGCCCTATCTCTCCGTCGATACGACGAACGGGCCGGCGGCGCTGCTCGGCGAACGACTGTACAGCGATTGA
- the srp19 gene encoding signal recognition particle subunit SRP19 gives MVENVIWPAYLDASLSRNEGRRVPSTVAVPEPTVDEIASAAGQVGYDVAIEREKTYPREYESRGRVLIKDADDDGKSDLLQAIAAYVSALRE, from the coding sequence ATGGTCGAGAACGTCATCTGGCCGGCCTATCTCGATGCGTCACTGAGTCGCAACGAGGGCCGGCGCGTCCCCAGTACCGTCGCCGTCCCGGAACCGACCGTCGACGAGATCGCCAGCGCGGCCGGCCAAGTCGGCTACGACGTGGCGATCGAACGCGAGAAGACCTATCCGCGCGAGTACGAATCCAGGGGGCGCGTGCTCATCAAGGACGCCGACGACGATGGCAAATCCGATCTGCTCCAGGCGATCGCAGCCTACGTCAGCGCGCTCCGCGAATGA
- a CDS encoding PGF-CTERM-anchored ABC transporter substrate-binding protein: MLSKTASAVMILLVVVAGIGPAAASPAALGSQPAQTASCSFPVTATDATGTDVTVDEEPERIVTLQPSAAQTLWEIGARDKVVGVSKYASYLDGAESRTNISGAGQQFVNVEKVAGLEPDLVLAPNTIPNETVDTLRNAGLTVFKFEFADSFSDISSKTNQTGQLVGACDEAERTVSEMETRVGAIRQAIGNESAPGALYLQTGSFVPGNGTFIGDVLTTGGAENLAASEGIEGYQKISSEVVASRNVEWIVTSDRSIVPDEAPWSETTAVQRNQTLVVNGSYISEPAPRVILPLTEIARNLHPEAIQSANLSETSIGQANRSTNATTAQPIAADGGTVTTSADDAATSADDGATAAATDGSGAADDATDAAGDATDAAATDAAANATTTSSGSGPGFGVTMAVVVLLGAALLARRT; this comes from the coding sequence ATGCTCTCGAAGACAGCGAGTGCGGTGATGATATTACTAGTGGTGGTCGCCGGTATCGGACCGGCCGCGGCGTCGCCGGCCGCGCTTGGATCGCAGCCGGCACAGACGGCGAGCTGTTCGTTCCCGGTGACGGCGACCGACGCGACGGGGACCGACGTCACCGTCGACGAGGAGCCCGAACGGATCGTCACGCTCCAGCCGAGCGCGGCACAGACGCTCTGGGAGATCGGTGCGCGCGACAAGGTGGTCGGCGTCTCCAAGTACGCCAGCTATCTCGACGGGGCCGAGAGCCGGACGAACATCTCCGGTGCGGGCCAGCAGTTCGTCAACGTCGAAAAGGTCGCGGGTCTCGAGCCCGACCTCGTGCTCGCGCCGAACACCATCCCGAACGAGACGGTTGACACGCTGCGCAACGCCGGTCTGACCGTCTTCAAGTTCGAGTTCGCGGACTCGTTCTCGGACATCTCCTCGAAGACGAATCAAACGGGCCAGCTTGTCGGGGCGTGTGACGAAGCCGAACGCACCGTCTCCGAGATGGAAACACGCGTCGGCGCGATCCGGCAGGCGATCGGCAACGAGTCCGCACCGGGCGCGCTCTACCTCCAGACCGGCAGTTTCGTGCCCGGCAACGGCACGTTCATCGGTGACGTTCTCACGACCGGCGGCGCGGAGAACCTCGCCGCGAGCGAGGGGATCGAGGGCTATCAGAAGATCAGTTCCGAGGTCGTCGCCAGTCGGAACGTCGAGTGGATCGTCACGTCGGACCGCTCGATCGTCCCCGACGAGGCTCCCTGGTCCGAGACGACCGCCGTCCAGCGAAATCAGACGCTCGTCGTGAACGGTAGCTACATCAGCGAGCCGGCACCGCGGGTGATCCTCCCGCTGACCGAGATCGCCCGCAACCTCCATCCCGAGGCGATCCAGTCGGCGAACCTCTCCGAGACGTCCATCGGACAGGCGAACCGTAGCACGAACGCGACGACCGCACAGCCGATCGCGGCCGACGGCGGCACCGTGACGACGAGTGCTGACGACGCTGCGACGAGCGCCGATGACGGCGCGACGGCAGCCGCGACCGACGGCAGCGGTGCAGCCGACGACGCAACCGACGCGGCCGGCGATGCGACCGACGCTGCCGCGACCGACGCCGCCGCGAACGCCACCACGACGAGTTCGGGGAGCGGTCCCGGCTTCGGCGTGACGATGGCGGTCGTCGTGCTGCTCGGCGCGGCGCTGCTCGCCCGGCGGACGTAA
- the btuC gene encoding vitamin B12 ABC transporter permease BtuC, which yields MDGEGATAAARSDARWTVGSRALAWSAGLALALVGVVLASATLGPVGIEYGIVARVILDALPSLSFTVPETARTIVMDLRLPRITLAAVVGFALGASGTVMQGFFRNPMADPSIIGVSTGAATGAVAWIVLPIATPFALGLQGAAFAGALIAAFGVYLIATESGRTPVATLLLAGVAVQTFLGAVISYLLINAGESLERVTYWLMGHLHNAGWDDVTTTLPVAIVVFAVLVTYTRDLNVLLLGENEAHSLGIEVERSKRVLLALSSVLTAGAVAVSGVIGFVGLVVPHVMRLLVGPDHRILLPTSALAGSVFLVTADTLARSGPAELPVGIVTAAVGAPFFLYLLRRREVHAL from the coding sequence ATGGATGGTGAGGGGGCGACGGCCGCGGCGCGGTCGGACGCCCGCTGGACGGTCGGTTCGCGCGCGCTCGCGTGGTCGGCCGGTCTCGCGCTCGCACTAGTCGGGGTCGTCCTCGCGAGCGCGACGCTCGGACCGGTCGGCATCGAGTACGGCATCGTGGCGCGAGTCATTCTCGATGCGCTCCCCTCGCTCTCGTTCACGGTCCCCGAGACCGCCCGCACGATCGTCATGGACCTCCGCCTGCCCCGGATCACGCTCGCGGCGGTCGTTGGCTTCGCCCTCGGCGCGTCCGGGACGGTGATGCAGGGGTTCTTCAGAAATCCGATGGCCGATCCCTCGATCATCGGCGTCTCGACGGGGGCGGCGACGGGTGCGGTCGCCTGGATCGTCCTCCCCATCGCCACCCCGTTCGCCCTCGGGCTCCAGGGAGCGGCGTTCGCTGGCGCGCTGATCGCCGCCTTCGGGGTGTATCTCATCGCCACCGAGAGCGGACGGACGCCCGTCGCCACCCTCCTACTCGCGGGCGTCGCGGTACAGACCTTCCTGGGGGCGGTCATCTCCTATCTGCTCATCAACGCCGGCGAGAGCCTCGAACGAGTGACCTACTGGCTGATGGGCCACCTCCACAACGCCGGCTGGGACGACGTGACGACGACGCTGCCGGTCGCGATCGTCGTCTTCGCCGTGCTGGTGACCTATACGCGCGATCTCAACGTGCTCCTGCTCGGCGAGAACGAAGCCCACTCGCTCGGCATCGAGGTCGAACGCAGCAAGCGCGTTCTCCTGGCCCTGTCGAGCGTGCTGACCGCCGGTGCGGTCGCGGTCTCGGGCGTCATCGGCTTCGTCGGGCTCGTCGTTCCCCACGTGATGCGGCTGCTCGTCGGTCCCGACCACCGAATCCTACTCCCGACGAGCGCGCTCGCAGGGAGCGTTTTCCTCGTCACCGCGGACACGCTCGCACGATCGGGGCCCGCAGAACTCCCCGTGGGGATCGTGACGGCGGCGGTCGGCGCGCCCTTCTTCCTCTACTTGCTCCGCCGTCGGGAGGTGCACGCGCTGTGA